A genomic segment from Desulfovibrio sp. encodes:
- a CDS encoding conjugal transfer protein TrbI: MSNDPNVLVQTERMRKWPLIAGAAAILMVIGALVYSLHFSDKGRKEDKAKPTIITRDDKPLVSDAGGMGLATPPPAPVEQKKDEQPQIVVVTSSEPPELRREREDLRRQKHQAAMAALSSPLTVRKGKDKDTAPDKAGVVQIAAKDGEARSSNAPADRPGLSGMAQGDYNPAADKDKEGFFDRSKASDRQWLSSSVRMAGHPFEVKTGSIIPSAMIGGINSDLPGQLVALVSQNVYDTADGRYLLIPQGSKLYGVYDSRIIYGQSRVLVAWNRIIFPDGSAITLESMPGTDAAGYSGFSDEVNNHYFRIFGNALLMSLITGGTSWAVDSVTPNTGVTSNASPSLQQQMASSLAAQLGQTTAQVLSKGMNIKPTLEIRPGYRFNVVVTKDLVFREPYREN, encoded by the coding sequence ATGTCGAACGATCCGAATGTACTCGTGCAAACAGAGAGAATGCGGAAGTGGCCGCTCATTGCAGGCGCTGCCGCCATCCTGATGGTCATTGGGGCTCTGGTCTACTCCCTCCACTTCTCTGACAAGGGCAGGAAGGAGGACAAAGCTAAACCGACGATCATCACGCGCGATGACAAGCCTTTGGTGAGCGATGCTGGCGGCATGGGATTGGCGACGCCTCCTCCCGCGCCAGTGGAACAGAAGAAGGACGAACAGCCCCAGATCGTCGTGGTCACGAGTAGTGAACCGCCTGAGCTGCGTCGGGAAAGAGAAGACCTGAGAAGACAGAAACATCAGGCTGCCATGGCTGCCCTTTCTTCGCCACTGACTGTCCGCAAAGGAAAAGACAAGGATACTGCGCCGGACAAGGCCGGAGTGGTGCAAATCGCAGCCAAGGATGGCGAGGCTCGTTCTTCCAATGCTCCCGCTGATCGTCCTGGCCTCTCGGGCATGGCCCAGGGTGATTACAACCCTGCGGCTGACAAGGACAAGGAAGGCTTCTTCGACCGTTCCAAGGCTTCTGACCGGCAATGGCTGTCCTCGAGCGTTCGCATGGCCGGGCATCCATTCGAGGTCAAGACGGGCTCGATCATCCCTTCCGCGATGATCGGGGGTATCAACTCCGACCTCCCTGGCCAACTCGTCGCCCTGGTAAGCCAGAACGTCTACGACACAGCCGATGGCCGTTACCTGCTCATCCCTCAGGGCTCCAAGCTCTACGGCGTCTACGATTCCAGAATCATCTATGGCCAGTCCCGTGTGCTGGTGGCCTGGAACAGGATTATCTTTCCCGACGGCTCGGCCATCACTCTCGAATCCATGCCGGGGACCGATGCCGCTGGATACAGCGGCTTCAGCGACGAGGTGAACAACCACTACTTCCGCATCTTCGGCAATGCACTGTTGATGTCCCTCATCACCGGCGGCACATCCTGGGCCGTGGACTCCGTGACGCCAAACACCGGCGTCACCAGCAACGCTTCCCCTTCACTTCAGCAGCAAATGGCTTCCTCCCTGGCCGCTCAGTTGGGCCAGACGACGGCCCAAGTCCTCTCCAAGGGCATGAACATCAAGCCCACGCTCGAAATCCGGCCCGGATACCGTTTCAACGTCGTCGTTACCAAAGACCTGGTTTTCCGGGAGCCCTATCGCGAGAACTAA
- the pilV gene encoding shufflon system plasmid conjugative transfer pilus tip adhesin PilV, which translates to MKLIEVVAAMGVMFILLPSLANLWVMGSNELEKRQAADQLGQVSRATAAYVRKHQTTLLGQTTPTSGPVIDTAPLVAESILQAAFQGSNVWGQTYQIHFRQPSSNSLQAVILTTGGRGHDASKPKFGTAIVPSAAAMAGGSGGFIPTGDIPGQASGTLRGAFGGWVLDLASVGIASPGAGHLGALATFDSSSLGQDFLYRVSVPGHPELNAMQTELDMTDHAIRSVQEIQFTPRIFGSETCDASVEGRVFLDANQGLYICRNGKMEVLADTGNSTLFKNATLARDGDVIEKPVCPPGSNTVPEIFVAPSISAAGAEAPPLTAFQAWATSLNPTQWRVNLRLLTTDDNLGWVNPMSDYGRIIVCTTCAKGS; encoded by the coding sequence ATGAAGCTCATTGAAGTAGTCGCCGCGATGGGGGTCATGTTCATACTACTGCCGTCCCTGGCCAACCTCTGGGTGATGGGCTCCAACGAACTGGAGAAGCGCCAGGCTGCGGATCAGCTTGGCCAGGTAAGCCGGGCAACTGCCGCTTATGTGCGCAAGCACCAGACGACTTTGCTGGGCCAGACAACGCCAACCAGCGGGCCTGTGATCGATACGGCTCCGCTTGTCGCGGAGAGTATCCTCCAGGCGGCTTTCCAAGGAAGCAATGTCTGGGGCCAGACGTATCAGATTCATTTCCGCCAACCGTCGTCGAATTCCCTTCAGGCCGTGATCCTGACCACAGGTGGCCGTGGCCACGATGCCAGCAAGCCCAAATTCGGCACGGCCATCGTACCCTCTGCTGCCGCCATGGCTGGAGGATCAGGCGGGTTCATACCCACGGGGGATATCCCTGGGCAAGCATCCGGGACGCTTCGCGGAGCTTTCGGCGGCTGGGTTCTTGACCTGGCCAGCGTGGGAATCGCATCCCCAGGTGCTGGCCACCTCGGGGCGCTGGCCACCTTCGACAGTTCAAGCCTTGGCCAGGATTTCCTCTACCGCGTCTCGGTACCTGGGCATCCTGAACTCAACGCCATGCAGACGGAACTGGACATGACGGATCATGCCATCCGCAGCGTCCAGGAAATCCAGTTTACTCCCCGGATTTTTGGCTCCGAAACCTGCGATGCTTCCGTGGAAGGAAGGGTTTTCCTCGATGCCAACCAGGGGCTCTATATCTGCCGCAACGGCAAGATGGAAGTCCTGGCCGACACCGGCAACAGCACGTTGTTCAAAAACGCCACACTGGCCAGGGATGGCGATGTCATTGAGAAACCCGTCTGCCCGCCGGGTAGCAATACCGTTCCTGAGATTTTCGTTGCGCCCTCCATCTCCGCCGCTGGTGCCGAAGCTCCTCCGCTGACTGCGTTTCAGGCCTGGGCCACCAGCCTCAATCCGACACAATGGCGCGTGAATCTACGGCTTTTGACCACTGACGATAACCTGGGCTGGGTCAATCCTATGTCGGACTATGGCCGCATCATCGTCTGTACCACTTGCGCCAAAGGAAGCTGA
- the pilM gene encoding type IV pilus biogenesis protein PilM: MKALVVLAFLMGVMAMMRFVSMDSIDEQQAQAIAVNYGVFRNEVYLYVFNGHKTPGDVASSSLNLPTGWTMMRPWKARIEAGCLYVWGPASSGEIEATRTLFWGSQAVGRADGGKLEPEHGGTTPVPTFVPEGNLVSVVRVN; the protein is encoded by the coding sequence ATGAAGGCCCTTGTCGTACTCGCATTCCTCATGGGCGTCATGGCCATGATGCGGTTTGTCAGCATGGACTCCATAGACGAACAGCAGGCTCAGGCAATCGCGGTGAACTACGGCGTTTTCCGCAACGAGGTCTATCTCTACGTCTTCAATGGTCACAAGACGCCTGGAGACGTTGCCTCTTCTTCTCTGAACCTTCCCACTGGCTGGACGATGATGCGGCCCTGGAAGGCCCGTATCGAGGCTGGTTGCCTCTACGTTTGGGGCCCGGCCTCATCCGGGGAAATCGAGGCCACACGCACCCTCTTCTGGGGGAGCCAGGCAGTTGGCCGGGCCGACGGCGGCAAACTGGAACCCGAACACGGGGGCACGACTCCCGTGCCGACCTTTGTTCCCGAAGGAAACCTCGTCAGCGTGGTGAGGGTGAATTAA
- the tadA gene encoding Flp pilus assembly complex ATPase component TadA, protein MCLSNEHDHLHGEVVVVLSDLTFSDLLILPDGSAKLKGCPETGQQLIPLPAKCTEEISDLPKKLMDAFLSMRQLDPTSGMRISRTTIRFQHGGVHYRVADFQDVDGGRTWFLRRLPAAVPDLWSLGLPPFLCEWFLMARQCHGLVLVAGAQASGKTTTASALVAARLKLFGGHGVTFENPAELPLGGSWGEHGYCFQTEIHGEHELAAHIERAHLYASPNVIFIGEIHTKYAAIESLRVALGSRQQLVVATIHGFDVLAALERLINWAQEIDGANACENLANSLLGIIFQDLECEERLQKVPQFLLLPFPYDGQSTDASSRMKGIRAKLRDNQLHTLGDDMRQQRNLFVDKGLKAV, encoded by the coding sequence GTGTGCCTCAGCAACGAACACGATCACCTTCACGGCGAGGTAGTAGTGGTGTTGTCGGACCTGACGTTTTCCGACCTCCTCATTCTCCCAGACGGGTCCGCGAAGCTCAAGGGATGCCCGGAAACCGGGCAACAACTTATTCCTCTGCCCGCCAAATGCACAGAGGAAATAAGTGATCTGCCCAAGAAGCTCATGGACGCCTTTTTGTCCATGAGACAGCTCGACCCGACATCTGGCATGCGGATCAGCCGTACCACGATCCGATTTCAGCACGGCGGAGTGCATTATCGGGTTGCAGACTTCCAGGATGTTGATGGTGGCCGAACTTGGTTCTTGCGCCGCCTACCTGCCGCAGTACCCGACCTGTGGTCGCTGGGGCTTCCTCCTTTCCTGTGTGAGTGGTTTCTCATGGCTCGGCAGTGTCACGGCCTAGTCCTTGTCGCCGGTGCTCAGGCCAGCGGCAAGACGACCACGGCCAGCGCCCTGGTGGCCGCTAGGCTCAAATTATTTGGCGGCCACGGGGTAACTTTCGAGAACCCGGCTGAACTGCCTCTGGGCGGAAGCTGGGGGGAACACGGCTACTGCTTCCAGACGGAAATCCATGGAGAGCATGAGCTGGCCGCGCACATTGAACGGGCTCATCTCTATGCCAGCCCGAACGTGATCTTCATCGGGGAGATTCACACGAAGTACGCGGCCATTGAATCCTTGCGCGTGGCGCTCGGTTCGCGCCAACAACTTGTGGTGGCCACCATCCACGGCTTTGACGTGCTGGCGGCTCTAGAGCGCCTCATCAACTGGGCTCAGGAGATTGATGGAGCCAATGCCTGCGAGAACCTGGCCAATTCCCTTCTGGGCATCATCTTCCAGGATTTGGAATGCGAGGAGAGATTGCAGAAAGTACCTCAGTTCCTTCTGTTGCCCTTCCCTTACGATGGGCAGTCCACTGATGCCTCCAGCCGCATGAAAGGAATCAGGGCGAAGCTTCGGGACAATCAACTTCATACCTTGGGCGACGACATGCGCCAGCAACGCAATCTGTTCGTGGATAAGGGGCTCAAGGCGGTATGA
- a CDS encoding pilus assembly protein PilS — translation MTLLETLGAILVGLIILAGAALGLNSAFSSSKLGETEQNLITLRMQVQQMFSGSSDYTGLDNALALQAGLVPKPFIKGSSLRNSFGGDITLAPVNGTSAFSITLTSIPQDECTKLAKFQTDAWLSVNVNGTDVTGGTVADIVAACASATNTITFTAR, via the coding sequence ATGACGCTTCTTGAAACCCTTGGTGCCATTCTGGTTGGACTGATCATCCTGGCCGGGGCCGCGCTCGGCCTAAATTCCGCCTTCAGCTCGTCCAAGCTGGGCGAGACGGAACAGAACCTCATCACCCTGCGGATGCAGGTTCAGCAGATGTTCTCCGGCAGCTCCGACTATACCGGCCTGGATAATGCCCTAGCACTCCAAGCGGGGTTGGTTCCCAAACCCTTTATCAAAGGCTCCAGCCTTAGAAATTCCTTCGGTGGCGATATTACCCTTGCACCAGTCAATGGCACGTCTGCCTTTTCGATTACCTTGACATCTATCCCTCAGGATGAATGCACCAAGCTGGCTAAATTTCAAACGGACGCTTGGTTGTCGGTGAACGTCAATGGCACGGACGTGACGGGGGGGACAGTCGCCGACATCGTGGCTGCGTGTGCCTCAGCAACGAACACGATCACCTTCACGGCGAGGTAG
- a CDS encoding type II secretion system F family protein, with product MMGVFSNFMHRLSFNASVRMRTWKKLAAQTRHGLNLDQSLRQMQHRASLRRSPSAKVYSRILEYLGLGHSLGACLTEYATPEEIMLISSGQRSGKLPEGLELAASLLTARRAILRAVASALAYPAFLSAMIVVLLLVVSIVVMPKFAMLSDPSSWHGAAAILYKTTSFVTSHMGIVALLVLLGSLSTSLLTLAVWTGRFRLLVENLPPWSIYRLTVGCVWLFTVSTLMRSGMQLTHILESMLNSDRIPAYLRERILAISLETGTGKNFGEALHDCGMEFPDSEMVDDLRVYASLPSFHLRMHELAAEWMNDGVELVKQQARVLNIAAIIALTGLVSLIAGAIGSMQSQLLPSGGF from the coding sequence ATGATGGGGGTCTTTTCCAACTTCATGCACCGCCTGAGCTTCAATGCGTCCGTGCGCATGCGGACTTGGAAAAAGCTGGCGGCTCAAACCCGCCATGGGCTCAACCTGGATCAAAGTCTGCGCCAGATGCAGCATCGGGCGTCATTACGGCGTTCGCCCTCTGCCAAAGTCTATTCCCGGATACTCGAGTACCTTGGACTCGGACATAGCCTTGGGGCCTGCCTGACGGAATACGCCACACCGGAAGAGATCATGCTCATAAGCTCCGGCCAACGTTCCGGCAAGTTGCCCGAGGGTCTTGAACTGGCTGCCAGTCTGCTGACTGCCAGACGAGCCATCCTGCGGGCCGTGGCTTCCGCCTTGGCGTATCCAGCCTTCCTGTCGGCCATGATCGTGGTGCTGCTTCTGGTCGTGTCCATCGTGGTGATGCCGAAATTCGCCATGCTTTCGGACCCGTCCTCATGGCACGGCGCGGCGGCGATCCTGTACAAGACGACCTCGTTCGTGACCTCACACATGGGGATAGTGGCCCTTCTGGTTCTCCTGGGCTCTCTGTCCACATCTCTACTGACCCTGGCCGTATGGACCGGAAGATTCCGGCTTCTGGTGGAAAACCTGCCTCCATGGTCCATCTACAGGCTGACCGTTGGCTGCGTGTGGCTGTTCACCGTCTCAACGCTCATGCGCTCGGGCATGCAGTTAACGCATATCCTGGAGAGTATGCTCAATTCCGACCGCATCCCCGCATATCTTCGAGAGCGCATCCTGGCCATTTCCCTGGAGACGGGTACGGGCAAGAACTTCGGCGAAGCCCTGCACGACTGCGGGATGGAATTCCCCGATTCGGAAATGGTCGATGATCTGCGTGTGTACGCTTCCCTGCCCAGCTTCCATCTCAGGATGCACGAACTTGCAGCCGAATGGATGAACGATGGCGTTGAACTCGTGAAGCAGCAGGCAAGGGTGCTCAACATCGCGGCAATAATCGCTTTGACTGGCTTGGTCAGCCTCATCGCGGGTGCCATCGGCTCTATGCAATCTCAACTTCTGCCTTCTGGAGGATTCTGA
- the tadA gene encoding Flp pilus assembly complex ATPase component TadA, giving the protein MELNSFVEGVPESMRGRVALLDGMLHMSAELRGNLEMVSFVGNMRRRGIVTYEFHPPQEFDGKYANLASRIGQGDNEVQQFAIDLLMKAYLSGATDIHIIDFGPYTMIRFRILGMLTDYTQLDGDFGRLVISCLYGYFSLSADTCFSPSERQDGRIAKRDYLPSLVHSVRVHSEPVECTLALDGVGTSMSLRLLYDSTSATGTLTERMARLGFTAEQCNTAQYLTRRTGLTIISGPTGHGKSTLLKHVMEAQVERNPEKAYFSIEDPPEYPLKGVRQVLISSNVKARRADAYRDAIAGAMRSDPDVLMIGEIRYTEAAIAAIDAALTGHAVWATIHANNAFGIIARMVSTLATHFRNPLEQLCDHNVLAGLEYQRLIPVLCPTCKVRLLDLKPEERSHYVPEDVQDRLSRVLDDREGVYVRGEGCAECSKRGLVGQTVAAEIIATDQEMLGYLREGNIPRAHEYWVKEKGGESYVQHAVNLIKSGLVDPYIAEERLGVPLNFTQVFMQGGRS; this is encoded by the coding sequence ATGGAACTGAACTCCTTTGTTGAGGGCGTACCGGAGTCCATGCGAGGCCGAGTCGCCTTGTTGGATGGCATGCTGCACATGAGCGCTGAATTGCGGGGCAACCTGGAAATGGTGTCCTTCGTCGGCAACATGCGACGGCGCGGCATCGTGACCTACGAATTTCATCCCCCGCAGGAATTTGATGGGAAATATGCCAACTTGGCTTCCCGCATCGGGCAGGGAGACAATGAAGTCCAGCAGTTCGCCATCGATCTGCTGATGAAGGCATATCTGTCAGGGGCGACAGACATTCATATCATCGACTTCGGCCCTTACACCATGATCCGGTTCCGAATTCTCGGCATGCTTACGGATTATACCCAGCTTGATGGTGATTTTGGTCGTTTAGTCATCTCCTGTCTTTACGGGTATTTCAGCCTGTCTGCGGACACATGTTTCAGCCCTTCGGAGCGCCAGGACGGTCGGATAGCCAAACGGGACTATCTGCCTTCCCTGGTGCATTCAGTGCGCGTGCACAGTGAACCGGTGGAGTGCACCTTGGCTCTGGACGGCGTGGGCACGTCCATGTCCTTGCGACTGCTTTACGACTCCACCTCAGCCACGGGAACCCTGACCGAGCGCATGGCTAGGCTCGGGTTCACCGCCGAACAGTGCAATACCGCCCAGTACTTAACCCGGCGGACCGGGTTGACCATCATCTCAGGTCCCACCGGACATGGGAAATCCACCCTGCTCAAGCATGTCATGGAGGCCCAAGTCGAACGGAACCCCGAGAAAGCGTACTTTTCGATCGAGGACCCCCCCGAGTATCCGCTCAAAGGCGTGCGCCAAGTGCTGATTTCGAGCAACGTCAAGGCGAGGCGTGCGGACGCTTACCGGGATGCCATCGCGGGTGCCATGCGCTCCGATCCTGACGTGCTGATGATCGGAGAAATTCGCTATACTGAAGCGGCTATAGCCGCCATCGACGCGGCGCTCACCGGCCATGCGGTGTGGGCGACAATCCACGCCAACAACGCCTTCGGCATCATCGCGCGCATGGTCAGCACCCTGGCCACGCATTTCCGAAACCCGTTGGAGCAGCTTTGCGACCACAACGTACTAGCCGGGCTGGAATACCAGCGCCTCATTCCGGTGTTGTGTCCCACGTGCAAGGTTCGTCTGCTTGATCTGAAGCCGGAGGAGAGGAGCCATTACGTCCCCGAGGATGTTCAAGACCGCCTTAGCCGCGTTCTTGATGACCGCGAGGGCGTCTATGTTCGTGGTGAAGGCTGCGCCGAATGCAGCAAACGGGGTTTGGTCGGACAGACTGTGGCGGCGGAGATCATCGCCACGGATCAGGAAATGCTGGGCTACCTGCGCGAGGGCAATATTCCCCGGGCCCACGAATACTGGGTCAAGGAAAAGGGGGGCGAGAGCTACGTCCAGCATGCCGTCAATCTGATCAAGTCTGGGCTGGTGGACCCTTACATCGCTGAAGAACGCCTGGGAGTGCCTCTCAACTTCACTCAGGTCTTCATGCAGGGAGGGCGGTCATGA
- the pilP gene encoding type IV pilus biogenesis protein PilP — MRFLDNKRIIWVMGGGFAVVSLIYMGSLAVSQWMSPTPPPIPQSSSKAPKTPAVKPGKDAPTPSSQEMQFKPPETSTANAQGETSSKAESPIPVAGNLGVITTLRAQLEEIRIKAAIAQEREKIQPKAAPVQPQAIALPELPKSTLVPKAKDVSPVVVSIQGVDGRSTANVRLGSGQLVSLRPGDRFSGGVVSTIDRRGVSIRRGHTFTILAFAQEVSWN; from the coding sequence ATGCGATTTCTCGATAACAAACGTATCATCTGGGTCATGGGTGGTGGTTTTGCAGTTGTATCCCTGATTTACATGGGGTCGCTGGCTGTAAGTCAGTGGATGTCCCCAACGCCGCCTCCCATACCACAGTCCTCCTCGAAGGCTCCTAAAACGCCCGCCGTCAAGCCTGGCAAGGACGCTCCAACTCCATCGTCTCAAGAGATGCAATTCAAGCCGCCCGAGACTTCGACGGCCAATGCCCAAGGCGAAACGAGTTCCAAGGCTGAATCTCCCATTCCTGTGGCCGGAAATCTGGGAGTGATAACCACCCTCCGGGCGCAGCTCGAAGAAATTCGAATCAAGGCCGCAATCGCGCAGGAGCGCGAAAAGATCCAGCCCAAGGCGGCTCCTGTACAGCCGCAGGCCATCGCTTTGCCCGAGTTGCCCAAGTCCACTCTGGTTCCGAAAGCCAAGGATGTTTCCCCGGTGGTGGTCTCCATCCAGGGAGTGGATGGACGATCCACCGCGAATGTCCGGCTGGGCTCGGGGCAGTTGGTGTCACTGCGGCCCGGAGATCGTTTCTCCGGTGGCGTGGTCAGCACCATCGATCGGCGGGGGGTTTCCATCCGCCGTGGCCACACATTCACGATCCTGGCTTTCGCGCAGGAGGTGTCATGGAACTGA
- the pilO2 gene encoding type 4b pilus protein PilO2, protein MRRVSLHNRNWAVGLQWNLNNQKLGIPELRRTARKEGPSVDMVAFRQRQYAFGASQGDFQAWRGVRALASSIQVASPSFVGLFCLEDAEGQFWWVFAMSQSIVVGMGDQVFATREDAEASIQSLRGLLDTDFEESVICETVEESLKWLSPLVPSILFALPSRSGGSLTPLHPVPAQQRNKVVATVAVLLLLAGVHGLKLFLEHQAGKKAVEATRAAMLNKEQRRREILTNPEQHFQRPWIAAPDMRETIQAGLKTMLSLPMVASGWVLEGATFDGQAVNASWGHRPGADYTHLPLGARLENPQKAISRVPVPKVSRLQGTPSLFPREDCTKRFYACTHAMGARLKLTFHAQEKMVIEDVEVVCPWLRGQWELSDVPAAVVLDGSLPEAFTKMPGLMLDSMVQEKGSWTFKGAIYAISR, encoded by the coding sequence ATGCGCCGCGTCTCACTCCATAATAGGAACTGGGCTGTCGGCCTCCAGTGGAATTTGAACAACCAGAAGTTGGGCATACCGGAACTGAGGCGGACTGCCCGGAAAGAAGGCCCTTCCGTGGACATGGTTGCTTTCCGGCAGCGTCAGTACGCCTTCGGCGCGAGCCAGGGCGACTTCCAGGCCTGGCGCGGCGTGCGCGCCTTGGCCTCTTCGATACAGGTAGCTTCCCCCTCGTTCGTGGGACTGTTCTGCCTGGAAGATGCCGAGGGCCAATTCTGGTGGGTGTTTGCCATGTCCCAGTCGATCGTGGTGGGCATGGGCGACCAGGTCTTCGCGACACGGGAGGACGCAGAAGCTTCGATTCAATCTCTGCGCGGCCTGTTGGACACAGATTTCGAGGAATCCGTGATCTGTGAAACTGTTGAAGAAAGTCTCAAATGGCTCTCCCCCCTCGTACCCTCAATTCTATTCGCGCTGCCGAGCAGGAGCGGGGGTTCCCTAACCCCCTTGCACCCTGTTCCGGCTCAACAGCGCAACAAAGTTGTCGCGACCGTCGCTGTCCTTCTGCTGCTGGCCGGAGTCCATGGCCTGAAGCTTTTCCTGGAGCATCAGGCCGGGAAGAAGGCCGTGGAAGCCACTCGCGCGGCCATGCTCAACAAGGAACAGCGCCGTCGGGAAATCCTGACCAACCCCGAGCAGCACTTTCAACGGCCTTGGATTGCCGCACCTGACATGAGGGAGACCATCCAGGCAGGACTCAAGACCATGCTGTCCTTGCCCATGGTGGCCAGCGGCTGGGTCCTGGAAGGAGCGACCTTTGACGGCCAGGCCGTCAACGCTTCCTGGGGGCATCGCCCTGGGGCAGATTATACCCATTTGCCCCTTGGAGCGCGTCTTGAGAATCCGCAAAAGGCCATCTCTCGCGTCCCGGTTCCCAAAGTCTCTCGGCTCCAGGGAACGCCCTCCCTGTTTCCGCGCGAGGACTGCACGAAGCGCTTCTACGCTTGCACACATGCGATGGGAGCCCGCCTCAAGCTGACGTTCCATGCGCAGGAGAAGATGGTCATTGAGGACGTGGAGGTGGTGTGTCCCTGGTTACGCGGCCAATGGGAACTCAGCGACGTGCCAGCTGCGGTTGTTCTGGATGGGTCATTGCCCGAGGCGTTCACCAAAATGCCAGGGCTCATGTTGGACAGCATGGTCCAGGAGAAAGGCTCCTGGACGTTCAAAGGGGCTATCTATGCGATTTCTCGATAA
- a CDS encoding pilus assembly protein, whose product MSRWIFLLLALVLAAGGCAKKITQMDSVEQQGEKFRDQSRARTVDVTPEPYLGAKAMPLRASANPILNKHVTLRRTGSLPAIAASISELVSLPVQVASDPDESGKKSGPTASNSDQGHSAPSAPAAPVSPPGVNMELEALLAVPGGSAGGSGGSKSDGRQLTISYEGTLRGLLDQVAMISGYGWDYDSNSGNILFARMMVKTFTLLGAPGKVTYENKLTNKSKESAASSIGGSRVNQTVSTADTSSQTAQSTGTSLSFDIWADTEKEVKALISPKGAVVSNQAAGTITVRDTPDSLRRVASYIEELNSRISRQVALTVQVWALNISDNTDVGFNLQALFEDKDISVVAGNLANIGSVNTAAATIVSGKLKGSGAMLKALRQWGKASQVTSAGGLVMSNQPVPVMAIERRAYLASAGTSTTNFNQTTELTPGEVTTGFSMTVIPHILDQRRVILQYNINLSALEEMSEIKTSDITIQLPQTSTRAFSQRSTMKMGQTLVLCGFEKESRDSNTSIGIPTTARKTQYGRTLLVITIQVESAEV is encoded by the coding sequence ATGTCGAGATGGATATTTTTGTTGCTCGCCCTGGTTCTCGCCGCTGGAGGATGCGCCAAGAAGATCACTCAAATGGATTCCGTAGAGCAACAGGGCGAGAAGTTCCGCGATCAAAGCCGGGCTCGTACCGTGGATGTAACGCCGGAACCATATCTGGGGGCGAAGGCCATGCCGCTCCGCGCCAGCGCCAACCCTATCCTGAACAAGCATGTGACGCTTCGGCGCACGGGATCACTGCCCGCGATAGCGGCCTCAATCAGCGAACTCGTATCGCTCCCGGTCCAGGTTGCTTCCGACCCGGACGAATCGGGGAAAAAGAGCGGTCCTACAGCATCAAATTCGGACCAAGGACATTCCGCGCCTTCCGCTCCTGCTGCGCCCGTTTCTCCCCCTGGCGTCAACATGGAACTGGAAGCCCTCCTGGCTGTTCCAGGGGGTTCCGCAGGTGGTTCGGGAGGCTCGAAAAGCGATGGCAGGCAGCTGACGATCTCATACGAGGGAACCTTGCGGGGTCTGCTCGATCAGGTGGCCATGATCTCCGGTTACGGCTGGGATTACGACTCCAACAGCGGAAACATTCTTTTCGCGCGGATGATGGTCAAGACGTTCACCCTGCTGGGTGCTCCCGGAAAGGTCACGTACGAAAACAAGTTGACGAACAAATCCAAGGAATCCGCCGCGTCCAGCATCGGTGGATCACGGGTGAACCAGACGGTCTCTACGGCGGACACTTCTTCGCAGACTGCCCAATCCACCGGAACCAGCCTTTCCTTCGACATCTGGGCGGATACGGAAAAAGAAGTGAAGGCGCTGATCTCTCCCAAGGGCGCTGTGGTCAGCAACCAGGCTGCGGGTACGATCACCGTTCGGGATACGCCTGACTCTCTGCGGCGCGTGGCCTCCTACATTGAAGAGTTGAACAGCCGCATCTCCCGCCAAGTGGCCCTTACGGTCCAGGTCTGGGCATTGAACATCTCCGACAACACGGATGTCGGCTTCAACCTCCAGGCTCTTTTCGAGGACAAGGACATCTCCGTGGTGGCAGGCAACCTGGCCAACATCGGGAGCGTCAACACGGCTGCGGCCACCATCGTCTCCGGCAAGCTCAAGGGCTCGGGGGCCATGCTTAAGGCATTGCGTCAATGGGGAAAGGCGTCTCAGGTCACGTCGGCAGGCGGGCTCGTGATGAGCAACCAGCCGGTGCCGGTCATGGCGATCGAGCGTCGCGCTTATCTGGCCAGCGCGGGAACCTCTACGACCAATTTCAACCAGACAACGGAACTGACTCCCGGAGAGGTCACTACCGGTTTCAGCATGACCGTGATCCCGCACATCCTGGATCAACGCAGGGTGATCCTTCAGTACAATATCAATCTGTCAGCTCTCGAAGAGATGAGCGAGATCAAGACCTCAGACATCACGATTCAATTGCCGCAGACTTCAACGCGCGCCTTCTCCCAACGTTCCACGATGAAGATGGGTCAGACGCTGGTGCTGTGCGGATTCGAGAAGGAATCGCGTGATTCAAACACGTCCATCGGCATACCGACCACCGCGAGGAAGACCCAGTACGGCAGAACGTTGCTGGTGATCACCATCCAGGTGGAATCAGCCGAGGTTTAG